Below is a window of Deltaproteobacteria bacterium DNA.
GCTGTAATCGTAAGCTCTTCGTTAAGCGGGTAGGTCTTTTTTATGTATTCCTCTATTCCAGGCTCTGTGGCGGCGCCCCGGAAAAGAAGCTTCTCCTGCGCAGCGAACACGTAGGAATAGAAGAGAAGCGGTATGCCTACGACTATGGCTGCGATAGTTTCCATCTTCGAGAGTTTCCTTGTAAGGATGCTCATGGCCGTATAAGGACCTTGAGAACGCCTTTCCTTTCCGCGCGTTTTAGCGCTGCGATGCCGTTTTCGAGCGGGTATATGGAGTCTATGAGCGGCGCTACGTTAATGCGCTTTTTTTTTAACGCATCGAGGGCCACATCGAACGGGCCGCAGCGCGAGCCGATTACGGTGATTTCGTCGATGACGAGCTTATTTAAGTCAACAGTGCGTTCTCCGGCAACTGTTGTTTTAAGAATAACCTTGCCGGCCGGTTTTGTCATAGAGAGCGCTGCGTTAATGCCGCTTTTGGAGCCAGTGCAGTCTACTGTGATGTCGAACTTCTCCGTAATTGGCCTTTTGCCGAAAGTAAGCGTCCGTATGCCTGCGTCATTTAGTATCTTGAGTTTTTCAGGATGTTTTCCTATTGCCGTAAGCCTGGCGTCTGTCAGGTTCAAGGCAAGGGCCGTAAGAAGCCCGAGCTTGCCGTCGCCAAGCACTGCCACAGAGTCGTTATTTGAAAGTTTTACTTGCTTGGTTATCTCGAATGCCGCTGCGAGCGGCTCGGTGAAGACCGCTTCTTCATCGGTCACGTTAGATGGCACGATGTGGAGGTTTTCGTTAGGGAGCGTCAGATACTCGGCGAACGCGCCGTTTCTCCCGAGTATGCCAAGTACGCTTCTATTCGGGCAGTGGTTTTTAAATCCAGTGTTACAATAGCCGCACTTGCCGCAGGAGATGTTGATATCTCCGACAACGCGTTTACCGAGAAACGGCGACGAGGTAGGGCCTTCTACCGCGCCGACGAATTCATGGCCCGGTATGCCATTAAAGCCCATATAGCCTTTTTTCAGCTCCAGGTCCGTTGCGCAAACTCCAGCAAGCGTGACGCGCACAAGAGAGGAGCCGCGCCTTGGAGCAGGGCGTTTCAGGTTTGTTTTCAGCGATAGACCGTTTTTATCGAGGTACAGGGCCTGCATGTAGCGGATTATATCATTTAAACGCCCCGAGTGCGCTAAAATTTACTTTTATATGGCGCGCCGTTATAGTATGATATCGGCGCTGGCATGGCAGGCTCTGTGCCGCGCAATCTGACATGAAAAAAATCGTGAAAAAATCCCCGAAAAAGAAGCCCGTCATACTCGTCTCGAACGACGACGGCATAAGGAGCGAGGGCATACAGATGCTCGCAAAAAGCCTTGCCAAGGTCGGCGAGGTTTATGTCGTAGCGCCAGATAGAGAGCGAAGCGCTGCGAGCCATTCCCTTACGCTTCACAGGCCGCTTCGTGTGGATAAAGTCGCTGAACGTCAGTACGCGGTCGACGGCACTCCGACCGACTGCGTTACACTTGCCATAAACGGGGTGCTTCGCTCTCTTAAGAAATCCCCTGACCTGGTCGTCTCCGGCATAAATAAGGGCTGGAACCTCGGCGAGGATATATCGTATTCCGGCACTGTGTCGGCCGCGATGGAAGGCACTCTCATGGGCGTGCCTTCCATTGCCATGTCGCTTGCGACAAGGAAGAACTTCGATTTCCGTTTTGCAGCCTCGCTTGGCGCAAAGCTTGCCAAAGAGATACTCGAGCACGGGCTTCCCGAAGATACCCTTTTGAACGTGAACGTGCCGGTGGTAAAGAGGATAAAGGGAGTACGCATAACGCGGCAAGGTAAACGCGTCTTTGGCGACACGGTAATAGAGAAGACTGACCCGCGCGGACGTAAGTACTATTGGATAGGCGGCGACATGCTCCACTGGGAGGGCGGCGACGACTGCGATTTTGCGGCAATCAAAAAAGGGTATGTGTCCATCACGCCCATACACCTCGACATGACCAACTACGCAGCTGTGAGCGAACTTCAGTACTGGAAGGTGTAAGGGGAGCAGGCGATGTTGGCCCCGGCATAAATGGAAAAAGACCTGTATCAAAGAGCGCGGCGCACGATGGTCGAGGAACAGATCATCAAGCGCGGCGTGAAGCAAAAAGAGGTGCTGGACGCCATGCAGAAGGTCCCGCGCCATTTTTTCGTGGACGAAGCGCTTGTATCCCAGGCGTACTCGGACTTTCCGCTTCCCATAGGAGAGGGGCAGACCATATCGCAGCCCTTCATGGTTGCCATGATGACCGAGGCCCTGATGCTAAAGGGCAATGAAAAGGTGCTGGAAATCGGCACTGGCTCGGGGTATCAGAGCGCGGTTCTATCGCTGGTTGCAGGCAGGGTGTTTTCCATCGAACGTATATCAACGCTTGCCACAAGGGCAAGAAAGACGCTCGATAGGCTCGGGTACTCGAAGGTCATAGTTAAGGTAGATGACGGGACAGTTGGGTGGCCCGAGGAAGCGCCATTTGACGCGATAATAGTTACGGCAGGCTCGCCGCAGATTCCGTCTGATTATTACGGCCAGCTTTCGGAGGGCGGGCGGCTTATAATTCCGGTAGGGGATGAGTTCGTGCAGGAGCTTATGCGCGTTACGAAGAAGGGCAGCGGCTTCGTGACAGAGAAGCTTGGCGGCTGCCGCTTTGTCAAACTTATAGGTAAGAACGGCTGGCATCTAAAGGAGGGCGCATGAAGCTTGTAAGGCGGCTGTACGACTGGGTGCTTTCGTGGGCGCATACGCGCTACGCTACCCTTGCGCTTTTCATTCTTGCATTCATCGAGTCGAGTTTTTTTCCAATTCCGCCTGACATTCTTCTCATAGCCCTTGCCGTGTCCATACCTGCCAAGTCCTTCAGGTACGCGCTCGTGTGCTCGATTGGCTCGGTGCTTGGCGGCATATTCGGATATCTAATCGGCATGTTCCTGATGGAGGCAGTTGGCAACAGCATCGTTGCTGCATACGGGCTTACCTCGCAGTTCGAGTATGTGAGGGATGTGTATGTCCGCTACGACGCATGGGCCGTTGCCATAGCCGGGTTCACCCCTATACCGTACAAGCTCTTTACCATAAGCGCCGGGGCCTTTGGCATCAATTTCCCGGTCTTTGTGCTTATGTCGGTGGTTAGCCGCGCAGCAAGGTTTTTTATCGTCGCCGCGCTCATCTATAAGTTCGGCGCTCCGGTAAAGACATTCATAGAGAAATATTTTAATATACTTACCATAGCGTTTACCGTGCTTCTCATCGGCGGGTTTGTCTTAGTCAAGTACGTTTTCGGATAGCGGCGCTTTGCAGGCTTGTTAACGCGCCTTGTGTCTTATCCGGCTGTTTTTATGACCACATCCAAGCGCACGGCGACATTATTGGCAGCAGTTGTCCTGGCCGCGGCAGTTCTTACCTCCTGCACGCCGCACAGGTTGCGTACCGGCGTGTACCATACCGTCGGGCGCGGCGAAACGCTATGGCGTATTTCCTACACCTACGGCGTTGACATGCAGGACGTGGCCGAATATAACAATATAAAGGACGTGCGTGAGATAAAGACCGGCCAGAGGCTCTATATACCGGGGGTAAAGGGTCTTAAAAAGGTCGAGCCTCTTGCTCCGCCTCCGGAGCCAAAGGTTCAGCCTAAAATCGTCGTTGAAAAAGGGCGCTTTATCTGGCCTGTCAAAGGCAAGCTCCTCTCTGGTTACGGCATGAGGGGCGAGTCCATGCACGAGGGCATAGATATCGGGGGCGAGAGGAATACGCCTATAGTCGCCTCGGCAGCGGGCAAGGTCGTATATTCGAGCGACGGCATGCGCGGGTACGGCAACGTCGTAATCATAGAGCATAAGGGCGGTTTTTTTACCGTGTACTCGCATAACGAAAAGAACCTTGTGGACTCTGGCGACCAGGTAAAGCAGGGGCAGAAGGTCGCTCTCATTGGCGATAGCGGGCGCGCAAGCGCCGTGCACGTGCACTTCGAGATACGCGCGGGCAAAAAGACAAGAAATCCCCTTTTCTTTTTGCCGTGAGTATGCTATAGTAGCTACAGATACCAACTCCTCAGGATTTTCCCTTCAAACAGAATCGGCACAACCGGAAACTCAGCAAGGCTTTTTTATTAACCTTAATAAAAAAGGCAGGGTGCTATGGCAGAATTTTTTCAAGAAGCACACGGCGCTTGCAGCGAAGGCGCGCAGCCTGAAAAACACACAGCCAGTGATTCAATCAAGATATACTTCGAGAGCATAAGAAAACATCCTCTTCTTACGGCAGACGAGGAGAAAAAACTCGCGAGAAAGGTAAAGCGCGGCGACAAGGAGGCCAGGTGCTCGATGATTGTGTCGAACCTGAGGCTTGTCGTGAACATCGCCAAGCGCTACATGAACCGGGGCATGCAGCTCCAGGACCTTATCGAGGAGGGCAACATCGGGCTCATCAGGGCGGTGGAGCGCTTTAGCGCTTCGAAGGGCTGCCGCTTCTCCACCTACGCCACCTACTGGATACGCCAGTCGGTCGAGAGATCCATCATCAACCATGCGCCGGTGGTAAGGCTCCCGATACACCTCACTAACGACATAGCGCGCTTACACAAGATACGCGCCGAGTTCGTGAGGGATAAGGACAGAGAGCCGTCTCTCGTGGAGCTCTCCAAGCGCATGGGCACTAGCGAAAAGTATGTGGATAAGATATCCAAGGTCAATAAGAGGGAAAGTTCCATGGACGCTGTCCTTGGAACGGAGACCGATGAAACGCTATTCGATAGAATTGAGGATACGACCTTCGCCCATCCACTGGATATGCTAAGCGATATAGCCAGGGCGGCCCACATAAAAGAATACATCAGAAGACTTGAAAAGAACGAGCAAGATATTATAAAATTACGTTTCGGGCTCGGCAAGGCCGCGGAGACGTTAGACACTATCGGCAAGAAGTACGGCGTTACGCGGGAGAGGATAAGGCAGATAGAAGCGAGGGCGCTTAAGAAACTAAGAGGTTTTTTCGAGGAACAAAAAATACACTCAATGGAGCATATCTGACACCATGGTAGACACCCTGAAGGCAGCCATCAGAGACGTACCGGATTTCCCGAAGAAAGGAATACTGTTTAAGGACATAACCACACTTTGCAAGGACCCGCTCTCGTTCCAGAGGATGGTGGATTTGATAGCGCACCGCTACCTCGGAAAGAAGATAGACCTTGTGGTGGGAATAGAGGCAAGGGGGTTTGTCGTGGGCGCGGCCCTTGCCTATAAGCTTGGCGCCGGAGTGGTACTTGTAAGAAAGCCAGGCAAGCTGCCATCCAAGACCCACAAGGCGTCATACGCGCTCGAGTACGGCACGGATTCTCTTGAAATTCACCAGGATGCCATCGAGAAGGGGCAAAACGTTATTATCGCCGACGACCTTCTCGCAACCGGAGGCACTGCAAAGGCGGTGGTGGATCTGGTAGAGAAGCTTGGCGGAAAGGTTCACGAGTGCACGTTCATCGTGGAGCTAAACGAACTTAACGGAAGAAGCAAGCTCGCTCCGCATAACGTGTTCTCGCTGATACAGTATTAAAGCGCGATGTCGTTGCTGGCGAGGGTTTTTGAGATAAAGGATTTTGAGCGACCCGCTGATGGCGCTCCCGTGCGTTCCGTTGTTTCCGAGAACGGAGCCTCCGTGTCCATTGTCTGGCATGTTAAGCCCGGGCAGGAAGTTGCGGCGCACGTGCATCCGGCCGGCCAGGATGTCTGGACGGTCATAGAGGGAGAGGCCGAGTACTATCTTGGCAGCGGCGAGACAGTAGCCATAAGAAAAGGCCAGGTAGCGGTTGCAAGGCCCGGCGAGGTGCACGGCGCGTTTAACAGAGGCAATACGCCGTTCGTCTTCGTGTCGGTGGTATCTCCGTCAGCGGCCGGGTATGTTGCGGCAGAAAAATAGTTATGCTAAATAATTGATTTATCGCCTTGCCGGGCAAACGGTTGCCCGGCAAGGCGTTTGTTATTTCAGGGGTTACATCTTTTCCGGGGCTAAGACGCCAAGGAGCGTAAGACCGTTCTTCGCTACCGTTGCGATTGCGCGGCAAAGCGCGAGACGGGCAAGGCTTAGTTCCTTATCCTCGGTTACAACACGGTTCTTGTTATAGTAGGGATGGAATAGGGAAGCAAGCTCCTGCAGATAGAACGTAATGCGGTGCGGCTCCATGTCGAGGGCGCTTTTGGCGACAGTTTCCTCGAAGGCCGCAAGATGTTTTATAATGTCGAGTTCGTCCTTTGTATCGAGCTTACCAAGCAGCTCTCCTGACAGTGGAGGCTTTGGCGCCTCGAGGCCGCTTTCCTTTGCAAATGTAATTATGCTGTGGATTCTCGCATGGCAGTACTGCACATAGAAGACCGGGTTCTCAGGGGCCTGCTTTTTCGCGAGTTCTAAGTCGAAGTCCAAGTGCGCATCGCTTCTACGCATGAGAAAGAAGTAGCGCGTTGCGTCCATTCCAACTTCATCAATGACCTCTTTTAAAGTGACGAACTCGCCCTCGCGCTTACCCATGGCAACGGGCTCGCCGTTTCTTAAAAGCGCGACGAGCTGAATGAAGATAATTTTTAGTTTGGAATCGTCTAAGCCAAGCGCCTTGAGAGAGGCCCGTACGCGCGCCTCGTAGCCGTGGTGGTCGGCGCCCCAGACGTCGATAATGGAATCAAAGCCGTCGTCAACTTTCTTTTTATGGTAAGCAACGTCGGTTGCGAAGTACGTCAATTCTCCGCCTGACTTCTCTAGCACTCTGTCCTTATCGTCGCCAAGCTGCTTGGACTTGAACCACTTTGCGCCGTTTTGTTCGTATACAAAGCCTTTTTCCTCGAGCGCGTCGAGGCCTTTTTTGACAAGCCCGGTCTCGAAGATGTCTCGCCGCTCGCTTGTCCATACGTCGAAGGAGACGCCGAAGCTTTCGAGGTCTGTCTTGATGCGTTTTAGCATCTCGTCGCAGGCAAAGTCTTCGTAGGATTCTTTCGCTCCCGCTGTCTTATACGCTGCCGCGATTTCGTCCACATACGCGCCCTTATACCCGTCTTCGGGCAAGGGGGTGCCTTCGGCCTTTGCCCTGACACTTTCGCCAAGTGTTTGTATCTGGCGGCCGCGGTCGTTTATGTAGTATTCTTTTTTGACGTCGAACCCGGCTGCCTTCATTATGTTTGCGAGCGCGTCGCCAACTGCCGCGCCCCTGCCGTGTCCTATGTGAAGGGGGCCCGTGGGGTTGGCGCTTACGAACTCGAGAAGGACTTTTTTACCCTTGCCGGCGTCGGTCTTGCCAAAGGCATTGCCTTTCTCTATTATCTCGCCAAGGAGCTCGTGCCAGTACGATTTCTTTAGAAATACGTTTACAAACCCGGGCCCGGCGATTTCGCATTTGGAGACAAGAGGGGAGGTCTCGATTCTTTTTTTAATCGCTGCTGCTACGTCACGCGGGGATTTTTTTTCCGTTGGGGCAAGAAGCATGGCGATGTTAGTTGAGTAATCGCCGTGTTCCTCTCTTTTGGGCTTCTCGACGTGTACGGGCTTGGTTTCCTTTAGCTCTCCGGCTTTTACGGCCTCTTCGAGCGCTGCCTCGATTATCTTTGCTATGTCAGTTCTCACTTCTTTTTCTCTGATATCATGGAATAGCACTCGGGGCGGCGGTCTTTTAGAAATACCCATTCGTTCCTTATCGCGCCGATTATAGATGTGTCTATGTTCGCAATCACTACACCTTCGGAAGAGCCAGCCGGTTTGACGATGAACTCGCCGTCCGGGCCTGCGCAAAAGCTCGAGCCGTAGAAGCTTTGCTCTGCCTCAGCGCCTACTCTGTTGACCCTGAATACAAAGCAGCCGTTTGCGTGAGCTGCGGCCATCGCGGCGCGCTCCCACTTTGGTATAGAGTGTTTGAAGGCCGAGGCCGTTGGGACGAATATGATTTCCGCGCCTTTTAGCGCCAGCACCCTGAACGCCTCAGGAAAGAATATGTCCCAGCAAAGGAGCACGCCTACTGTGCCAGCCGGAGTGTTAAATACCGGGAACCCCAGGTCTCCCGGCATGAAATAAGTTTTTTCCTCCCAGAGCGGCAGCGCAGGCACATGGACTTTTCTGTACTTGCCGATTATATCGCCGTCCGGGCCGATTGTGAATGCCGTGCTAAAGCGCCTTGCTCCGTCCTGTTCGAATATCGGCGCGATTATGGTTATTCGCTCGCTAAGCGCCAGGGCCTTGAGGGCCTTTAGCGTCGGGCCGTTTTCGTCCTCGGCAAGAGCGAAGTCCGCTTCGTTTATTTTCGAGGGGAACCATCTGGTGGAGAACATCTGCGGCAGGCAGGCTATGACCGCGCCTTCCTTCTTTGCGAGCTTTATAAGCTCCAGGGAACGCTCTACCGTTTCTTCCTTTGTCCTTGAAGGCGTTACCTGTATGCCTGCGGCTTTTATTATATTACCCATTGTGAGAGTGTATGTCCGGTCTTATGCAGCGAAAAGCGGATACGCGGCGAACCGCTGCAATTTGTTTTGGCAGGCGAAGGGCAGGACAAGACCGCGCTACTTCCTTTCCTCTGGACGCTTGTAGAGCACCTCGGTTTTCCCTATCATGCCGAGTTGTTCTCTGGCAGTGAGCGCAATGTAGCGTTTGTCTTTTTTCAGGAGTTCTATCTCCACGGAGAGCGCGGCGTTCTCTTTTTCGAGAGATTCCTTTTGCGCCTGTATCTTGTCTCTTTCTTTTCTGAACTTGAGAAGATCTAAGAGCCCGTTGTCGCCAAGGGCGGCGTAGCCAAGGACGCACCCTATGAGGGCGGCAAAAACAGCATAGGCTTGTTTTTTGGCAAACGGAAGCTTCACACTGTAATAGGTATCAAACTTGGCTGTATTTGTCAATATAATTAATAACTTTGCCGCGCTTGACAGCCGTTCTTTCGGTGCTATGTTCTATAAAATCCCTTAAGGAGGCAGTTATGAGAAAAAATATTCTCCATATCCTGACAGTTGTTGCGCTTATCATCATGCTTGGAGGAGCGCTAAGCGTATCGTACTCCGATGATAAGTCTTATCGCGGCGGCGATGGCATGATGATGAAGGACGGCAAAAAAGACGGCATGATGATGCGCGGCGAACATAAGGGAATGGTTCGCGACATGATGATAATGCTTCGCGACACAATGACGATAGTAAAAGGCTTGAACCATACTCCCACAGACAAGGAAAAGGAAGAGCTCTCGAAGATGATAGAAAAGATGGATGAGATGATAAAGAAAAACGAGGAGATGATGAAGGCCTGGGAAGAAAAGAAAAAAGACGGCGCAAAGGACACCAAGAAGAAAAAGTAGTCTCTACTTTTTGCTTGTCCGGCCCGGTGGTCGTTTTGTAAACGACGCCTCGTAGGCTGCGGCGAGTTTCGCGGTCACGGGGCCGGGAAGGCCTTTGCCGACCTTTTTACCGTCTACGCGCGTGACAGGCAGTATGCCGGTTATCGAATTTGTAAGAAATACCTCGTCCGCATCGAGCAGTTCTTTTCGCGTAAAGGTCTTTTCCTTTACGCGAAACCCTGCTGCCATGGCGACCTTTAGCACATGAGCCCGTGTCACTCCGGGAAGTATTGCGTATGAAACGCCGGACTCACGGGTTTGAAGCATGGGGGTGATGAGCGTGTTGTCTTTTACAATAAAAACATTCGACGCGCTTGCCTCGAGCACGCGGCCTTTTGGCGTAATATATATCGCGTCGTACGCCTTGTGCCTTGCGGCATAAGCCTTTGCGAGCACGCTTGGAAGGTAGTTAAGCGTCTTAAGATGGGCGAGGGCGCGGATAGCGCCCGTATATCCGACAGTGCTTACTCCTGAGGAATATAGCGCTGAGGCCTTTTTATAGTCCAGCCCGGTTGCGGTTATTATGATGACCGGTTTTGTTTTTACCGGCGGCAGGTGAGAGGGGCCGCCTCCTCCGCGCTCGACGATTATTTTTATCTTTGCGCAGCCTCGTGTGAGCCTGTTTAATTCTATCAATTGATATATCCGGCTTTCAAACGTGTGCAAATTACAGCCCCGTATTCCAAGTTCCTTTAGCGAAGCGCCGAGGCGTTGAATGTGCGCTTTCAATAGACGCACTGTGCCGTCCTTATAGAGAATGGTTTCGAAGGCGCCATCGCCGTAGGCAAGCCCTCTATCCGATACGCCGATAACCGCTTTGCCGATATCCGCGAAGCGGCCGTTTATGTGCGCCTGTTCCTTCATTTGCTCTCCAGGGTAATAGAGGCAGCGGCCTTTAGAAAGTCCTTTGCCTTTATTCCTGTTTCGTCGAATTCGCGCTCAGGGTTAGAGTCGGCCACTATGCCGCTTCCTATACCAAGCGTGACGGCATTGTCCTTTACAACTGCCGTGCGTATTGCCATCGCAAGATCCATGTCTCCGTTTAGCCCTATCCATCCGAGCGCCCCGGTATAGAGGCCGCGTTTTTTTCCTTCTATCTCGTCTATTATTTCCGTTGCCCTGCGCTTGGGGGTGCCGGTAACGGAGCCGCCGGGGAATATCTCCTTTAGCGCGCCGAAGGCATTGATGCCTGAGAGAAGCTTGCCGCTAACCGTCGAGACCATGTGGTGGAGGTTTGGGTAGGTCTCGACCCTTTTGAACCCGTCGACGCTGACGCTTCCTGTTACCGAAACGCGGCCTATGTCGCTTCTAGACAGATCCACTATCATCACGTGCTCGGCGTTCTCCTTTGGGTCGTGTTTTAGTTCCTCTATAAGGGCCTTGTCCGCTTCTTTATCTGCGGCGCGTTTACGCGTGCCCTTTATGGGCTCGGTTGAGATTTCGTGGCCGCGTATGGAGAGAAATCTCTCCGGCGTGTTCGCGATTATCTGGAACGAAGAAAAGTCCATGTATGACGGGAAGCGAGAGGGGTAGTTATCGGCCATTGCGCGAAAAAAACAGTACGGGTCGCCGGAAAACGGCATGGAGAGAAACCGCGCGATGTTTATCTGGTATACGTCGCCGGCCGTGATGTAGGCCTTGGCCCTGTTTACGGCTTCTATGTATTCCTCCTTTGACATCGAGGATGAGGACTCTATGCCTTCGGTTGCCCGCTGAAAGCGGCACGCAGAGGCCCCGGGATCACTTGTCTCAGCGCCTTTTAGGGTATTACGAACGATTGCTGCGGCGTTAAGGCCTTCCGGCACATCGAAGGACGCTATGTGGGCCGAACCTTCCGTATGGTCGTAGACATAGAAGGCAGAATAAAAAGAGAGAGAGGCAAGCGGTATGTCCGAAGGCGCGGCGTTGGTTTTAGCTGTTTTCCACGCTACGTCCTTTAAATCGTACGAAAAATATCCGACTGCGGCCGGAGTAAAGGGAAATGCAGCGCCGGGGACAGGGCTGTGCCTGATGTCGGCGAAGTACGAACCGAGGAAATCGAACGGGTCTTCGAAACGCTCGGTCTTTGGCCTTCCCTGGTAGGGCACGATGACAGCGCCGCTTGTGTTCATATCGATTGTAAGAAATGGCGCCGCGCCTACAACCGTATGTCTCGAACCGGCGAAATGCGAGCCCGAGAGCACAAACGGACGCTTAAGCCCGCGCAGCGCCTCGAAGGCCGTTACCGGGGATATTGTCGTTTTTTCTACAGCCATGGCATTAGCTTATAACCTTTTCCGCATACGGTCAAGGCGCGAGTTTCTTGTCTATACAAAACATGCCGGATGTATTATAATATCACTGTTTGTACCAATATCTAAAAAAACGGAGGTTCTATGAAGAGAATAGTCCTTGCAGTGACGGCAGCGGCGCTCTTTATGTGTTTTTCGGCCTCGAACGCCGACGCGCTCGTGGATTTCAAAGTAGAGGGCAGGTACTGGTTTACAACCCTCGACAGCAACGTCAAGATATCCGATACAAACGTCCTCGGAACCGATATAAACCTAGTAGACGACCTCGGATTGGATGAGAAGAAGGGCTTCCCAGAGGCGCGCATACTTCTCGGGATCGGGAGCCATAAAGTAAGGTATGCGTTCACGCCGCTTTCCTGGGACGGTAAAAAGAACATAACCGAGACCATAAAATTCGGAGGAAAGACATATACCTTAGGCAATCTCGTAAAGACCAGTCTTGACATGGACTATCACAGGCTCGGTTACGAGTACGACTTCATAGACCTTCTCTCAAATAAGGTCGGCGTAATAATCGAGGCAAAGTACCTTGACTTCGACGTCTCCCTTAGCGAGAGCCTTACCGGCAAAAAGGAAAGCGGTTCTTTCGGTCTTCCTATCCCTGCCGTCGGAGTAACAGGACAGGTGGGGCTGCCGATGCTCTTTAACATAAGCGCCGAGGTCACCGGCATGAGCTTTGGAAGCTACGGCAAGGTCATAGACGCGGAGGCGGCGGTTAACTTTAATCCCATTCCGCTCTTTACCGTGTCAGCCGGTTACCGCATCTTCAAGCTAGAGCTCGAGGCCGACAGCGGCCTTAATAAGGACAGCGCGGATCTTAACATAAAGGGGCCGTTCGTGCTCGTAAGGTTTGGTTTCTAATATCGGTGTAAGGGAAGATTTTCGGAGTGGAAACGGCGCACAACAGCAAAGGGCATGTCCTTATAGTCGACGACAATGCCGAGAACCGCGACCTGCTTTTTGCAAAGCTCTCGGTCGACGGCTACGACGTCTCTACCGCGATAAACGGCGTCGACGCGCTTGAGAAGGTAAAGAGCCGCCATCCCGACATCATACTCATGGACGTCATGATGCCGGTGATGGACGGCTACGAGACCTGCCGCCGCTTAAAGGAAGACGAGTCAACTGCCTATATACCGATAGTGCTTCTTACTGCCAAGGGAGAGCTCGAGGACAAGGTCATGGGGCTCGAGGTCGGGGCCGAGGATTACCTTGT
It encodes the following:
- a CDS encoding acyltransferase, encoding MGNIIKAAGIQVTPSRTKEETVERSLELIKLAKKEGAVIACLPQMFSTRWFPSKINEADFALAEDENGPTLKALKALALSERITIIAPIFEQDGARRFSTAFTIGPDGDIIGKYRKVHVPALPLWEEKTYFMPGDLGFPVFNTPAGTVGVLLCWDIFFPEAFRVLALKGAEIIFVPTASAFKHSIPKWERAAMAAAHANGCFVFRVNRVGAEAEQSFYGSSFCAGPDGEFIVKPAGSSEGVVIANIDTSIIGAIRNEWVFLKDRRPECYSMISEKKK
- a CDS encoding septum formation initiator family protein, which translates into the protein MTNTAKFDTYYSVKLPFAKKQAYAVFAALIGCVLGYAALGDNGLLDLLKFRKERDKIQAQKESLEKENAALSVEIELLKKDKRYIALTAREQLGMIGKTEVLYKRPEERK
- a CDS encoding aminotransferase class IV, producing the protein MKEQAHINGRFADIGKAVIGVSDRGLAYGDGAFETILYKDGTVRLLKAHIQRLGASLKELGIRGCNLHTFESRIYQLIELNRLTRGCAKIKIIVERGGGGPSHLPPVKTKPVIIITATGLDYKKASALYSSGVSTVGYTGAIRALAHLKTLNYLPSVLAKAYAARHKAYDAIYITPKGRVLEASASNVFIVKDNTLITPMLQTRESGVSYAILPGVTRAHVLKVAMAAGFRVKEKTFTRKELLDADEVFLTNSITGILPVTRVDGKKVGKGLPGPVTAKLAAAYEASFTKRPPGRTSKK
- a CDS encoding anthranilate synthase component I family protein, encoding MAVEKTTISPVTAFEALRGLKRPFVLSGSHFAGSRHTVVGAAPFLTIDMNTSGAVIVPYQGRPKTERFEDPFDFLGSYFADIRHSPVPGAAFPFTPAAVGYFSYDLKDVAWKTAKTNAAPSDIPLASLSFYSAFYVYDHTEGSAHIASFDVPEGLNAAAIVRNTLKGAETSDPGASACRFQRATEGIESSSSMSKEEYIEAVNRAKAYITAGDVYQINIARFLSMPFSGDPYCFFRAMADNYPSRFPSYMDFSSFQIIANTPERFLSIRGHEISTEPIKGTRKRAADKEADKALIEELKHDPKENAEHVMIVDLSRSDIGRVSVTGSVSVDGFKRVETYPNLHHMVSTVSGKLLSGINAFGALKEIFPGGSVTGTPKRRATEIIDEIEGKKRGLYTGALGWIGLNGDMDLAMAIRTAVVKDNAVTLGIGSGIVADSNPEREFDETGIKAKDFLKAAASITLESK